A region of Myxococcus stipitatus DSM 14675 DNA encodes the following proteins:
- a CDS encoding AAA family ATPase — translation MESAAPAPRPATDASSDDLRAVEELAQARNAIVGQIEKRVVGQREVVEHLLISLFSRGHCLFVGVPGLAKTLLISTLADVLNLSFNRIQFTPDLMPSDITGTDILEEDRNTGRRNFRFVQGPLFANIILADEVNRTPPKTQAALLQAMQEYRITAGGHTYPLDLPFLVFATQNPIEQEGTYPLPEAQLDRFMFLVDVGYPTAEEEVQIVKSTTGGEQPKLEKILSPERILALQELVRRVPVPDHVVRFAVELVRNTRPKEPGVPDFVAKNVSWGAGPRASQYLVLAAKARAILHGRFVATVEDVRALARPVLRHRVLPNFTAESEGITSVKLVDQLLSVVKG, via the coding sequence ATGGAAAGCGCCGCCCCTGCCCCACGTCCCGCGACCGACGCCTCGAGCGACGACCTCCGCGCAGTCGAAGAGCTTGCCCAGGCTCGCAACGCCATCGTCGGCCAGATTGAGAAGCGCGTCGTCGGCCAGCGCGAAGTGGTGGAGCACCTGCTCATCTCGCTCTTCAGCCGCGGCCACTGCCTCTTCGTCGGTGTGCCGGGTCTCGCCAAGACGCTGCTCATCTCCACGCTGGCGGACGTGCTCAACCTGTCCTTCAACCGCATCCAGTTCACCCCGGACCTGATGCCGTCGGACATCACCGGCACGGACATCCTGGAAGAGGACCGCAACACGGGCCGGCGCAACTTCCGCTTCGTGCAGGGACCGCTGTTCGCCAACATCATCCTGGCGGATGAAGTGAACCGCACGCCGCCCAAGACGCAGGCCGCGCTGCTGCAAGCCATGCAGGAGTACCGCATCACCGCGGGCGGCCACACGTACCCGCTGGACCTGCCCTTCCTCGTCTTCGCCACGCAGAACCCCATCGAGCAGGAAGGCACGTACCCGCTGCCCGAGGCGCAGCTGGACCGCTTCATGTTCCTGGTGGACGTGGGCTACCCCACCGCCGAGGAGGAGGTGCAGATCGTCAAGAGCACCACCGGCGGTGAGCAGCCGAAGCTCGAGAAGATTCTCTCGCCCGAGCGCATCCTCGCCCTCCAGGAACTGGTGCGGCGCGTGCCGGTGCCGGACCACGTGGTGCGCTTCGCGGTGGAGCTGGTGCGCAACACCCGCCCCAAGGAGCCCGGCGTGCCGGACTTCGTGGCGAAGAACGTGTCCTGGGGCGCCGGTCCGCGCGCGAGCCAGTACCTGGTGCTCGCGGCGAAGGCGCGCGCGATTCTCCACGGCCGCTTCGTGGCCACGGTGGAGGACGTGCGGGCGCTGGCGCGTCCGGTGCTGCGCCACCGCGTGCTCCCCAACTTCACCGCGGAGAGCGAGGGCATCACCTCCGTGAAGCTCGTCGACCAGCTCCTCTCCGTGGTGAAGGGCTAG
- a CDS encoding BatA domain-containing protein — protein sequence MTFGNPWMLLGALGALIPLLVHLFDRRRPRPHPFGPMAFVLRSQKRTASRLKLKRLLLYALRTLILLAIPIALAKPELSSDAHAAQVVKGPAATAIILDASLSMRWSDGTSLFERGRDEARDALKDLLPEEPATVLVCTGTPTAPPTPGFDRGRLRGIVDEAKPTYGGADLSRCMEMAARSLEENPLAAKRLVVVSDMAATAFRLEAPPPTVKGPTGTLVKPEVVLRDVAEGRDALDNHAVVDLKVEPALQAGPRAFQFTFTVRNFGTEAAKDLEAAVRVGESTLAKGFVDVPAGGTTQKALTVRFPQGGTVVGEVTLAPDALAEDDRRAFVLPVPRALKALVVNGAPHATRYRDEAFFVDAALTAPGSPVEVAVRDAEVGLREDFSTYDLVLLLNVAAPTEEEAAKLTSFVENGGGLFLSMGDRVNTEDYNARLGAVLPRPLRVVRTSAERDTDPEAETKAARLAQVKQEHVLFGPFTGRAEEGLIGARFYRYMLLEADNPASPGASQVLATYEDGAPAVAVMRKGKGRVALFTSTVDRDWSDFAIRTSFLPLMQRFAAYLTGSLEEREEVRVRVGEQVTLRPEGAQKVSAVRAPDGSEPPVKVQPDGSVVAGPVLEPGVYAVLGADGKQLAALSFAAVLDPAESDLTRVPLETLTAYFGEETVKASSGDEDRPAVPLWTWLILAACVAFFFEGTLLRK from the coding sequence GTGACGTTCGGCAATCCGTGGATGCTCCTGGGCGCGCTCGGGGCCCTCATCCCCCTGCTGGTGCACCTGTTCGACCGGCGCCGCCCCAGGCCACACCCGTTCGGCCCGATGGCCTTCGTGCTGCGCAGCCAGAAGCGCACCGCCAGCCGGCTCAAGCTCAAGCGGCTGCTCCTGTACGCGCTGCGCACGCTCATCCTGCTGGCCATCCCCATTGCCCTCGCCAAGCCGGAGCTGTCGAGCGACGCGCACGCCGCGCAGGTGGTGAAGGGCCCCGCCGCCACGGCCATCATCCTGGACGCATCGCTGTCCATGCGCTGGTCGGATGGCACGTCGCTCTTCGAGCGGGGCCGGGACGAGGCGCGCGACGCGCTGAAGGACCTCCTGCCCGAGGAGCCCGCCACGGTGCTGGTCTGCACGGGCACGCCCACCGCACCGCCCACGCCGGGCTTCGACCGGGGCCGGCTGCGGGGAATCGTGGACGAGGCGAAGCCGACGTACGGCGGCGCGGACCTGTCGCGGTGCATGGAGATGGCGGCGCGCTCGCTGGAGGAGAACCCGCTGGCGGCCAAGCGGCTGGTGGTGGTCTCCGACATGGCGGCCACCGCGTTCCGGCTGGAGGCCCCGCCGCCCACGGTGAAGGGCCCCACGGGCACGCTGGTGAAGCCGGAGGTGGTGCTGCGCGACGTGGCCGAGGGACGCGACGCGCTCGACAACCACGCGGTGGTGGACCTGAAGGTGGAGCCCGCGCTGCAAGCGGGACCTCGCGCGTTCCAGTTCACCTTCACGGTGCGCAACTTCGGGACGGAGGCGGCCAAGGACCTGGAGGCCGCGGTGCGCGTGGGCGAGTCGACGCTGGCCAAGGGCTTCGTCGACGTGCCCGCCGGTGGCACCACGCAGAAGGCGCTGACGGTGCGCTTCCCGCAGGGCGGTACGGTGGTGGGTGAAGTGACGCTCGCGCCGGACGCGCTGGCGGAGGATGACCGGCGCGCGTTCGTGCTGCCGGTGCCTCGCGCGCTCAAGGCGCTGGTGGTGAATGGCGCGCCGCATGCGACGCGCTACCGGGATGAGGCCTTCTTCGTGGACGCGGCGCTGACGGCGCCCGGCTCTCCGGTGGAGGTGGCCGTGCGCGACGCCGAGGTCGGGCTGCGCGAGGACTTCTCCACCTACGACCTGGTGCTGCTGCTCAACGTGGCGGCGCCGACCGAGGAGGAGGCCGCGAAGCTGACGTCCTTCGTGGAGAACGGCGGCGGCCTGTTCCTCAGCATGGGCGACCGGGTGAACACGGAGGACTACAACGCCCGGCTCGGCGCGGTGCTGCCTCGGCCGCTGCGCGTGGTGCGCACCAGCGCGGAGCGGGACACGGACCCGGAGGCGGAGACGAAGGCGGCGAGGCTCGCGCAGGTGAAGCAGGAGCACGTCCTGTTCGGGCCCTTCACGGGACGCGCGGAGGAAGGGCTCATCGGCGCGCGCTTCTACCGGTACATGCTGCTGGAGGCGGACAACCCGGCCTCCCCCGGCGCAAGCCAGGTGCTGGCCACGTACGAGGACGGCGCGCCCGCCGTCGCGGTGATGCGCAAGGGCAAGGGCCGCGTGGCCCTGTTCACCAGCACGGTGGACCGCGACTGGAGCGACTTCGCCATCCGCACCAGCTTCCTGCCGCTGATGCAGCGCTTCGCGGCGTACCTCACCGGCTCGCTCGAGGAGCGCGAGGAGGTGCGCGTGCGCGTGGGTGAGCAGGTGACGCTGCGACCGGAGGGCGCGCAGAAGGTGTCCGCGGTGCGCGCGCCGGATGGGAGCGAGCCGCCGGTGAAGGTGCAGCCGGATGGCTCGGTGGTGGCGGGGCCCGTGCTGGAGCCCGGCGTGTATGCGGTGCTGGGCGCGGATGGGAAGCAGTTGGCGGCGCTGTCCTTCGCGGCGGTGCTGGACCCGGCCGAGAGTGACTTGACGCGCGTGCCCCTGGAGACGCTCACCGCCTACTTCGGCGAGGAGACGGTGAAGGCGTCCAGCGGGGATGAGGACCGTCCCGCCGTGCCGCTGTGGACGTGGCTCATCCTGGCCGCGTGTGTCGCCTTCTTCTTCGAGGGCACGCTGCTGCGCAAGTAG
- a CDS encoding DUF58 domain-containing protein, whose protein sequence is MVLDAQTLARIKGVKLRARAVMEGVLSGLHKSPHQGQSVEFAEHKEYAPGDELRHLDWKAYGKFDKYYVKRFEHETNLRSVMVVDASASMGYTSGALTKLDVATTLAGALCYLLVRQQDAAGLALLTGGKWKDVPPRASAGHLNVLMETLDATTPGGGTDLGSAADHLAEVLPRRSTVIVLSDVLDEKQDALKRVLALRQRKNDVSLFHIVDPAELTFPFDDPTLFLDMEGEGRIEVNPREIKESYLEEFNAFLANVKASCAEADVDYELVRTDEKLDDVLLRYLARRGRRG, encoded by the coding sequence GTGGTGCTCGACGCCCAGACCCTGGCCCGCATCAAGGGCGTGAAGCTGCGCGCGCGCGCGGTGATGGAGGGCGTGCTGTCCGGCCTCCACAAGAGCCCTCACCAAGGGCAGAGCGTGGAGTTCGCCGAGCACAAGGAATACGCCCCCGGCGACGAGCTGCGGCACCTCGACTGGAAGGCCTACGGCAAGTTCGACAAGTACTACGTCAAGCGCTTCGAGCATGAGACGAACCTGCGCTCGGTCATGGTCGTGGATGCGTCCGCCTCCATGGGCTACACGAGCGGCGCGCTGACGAAGCTGGACGTCGCCACCACGCTGGCCGGAGCGCTCTGCTACCTGCTGGTGCGTCAGCAGGACGCCGCGGGCCTGGCGCTGCTCACCGGCGGCAAGTGGAAGGACGTGCCGCCGCGCGCGTCCGCGGGCCACCTCAACGTGCTGATGGAGACGCTGGACGCCACGACGCCGGGCGGCGGCACGGACCTGGGCAGCGCGGCGGACCACCTGGCGGAGGTGCTGCCCCGCCGCTCCACCGTCATCGTCCTGTCCGACGTGCTGGACGAGAAGCAGGACGCGCTCAAGCGGGTGCTCGCGCTGCGCCAGCGCAAGAACGACGTGTCGCTGTTCCACATCGTGGACCCGGCGGAGCTGACGTTCCCCTTCGATGACCCCACCCTCTTCCTGGACATGGAGGGCGAGGGGCGCATCGAGGTGAATCCGCGTGAAATCAAGGAGAGCTACCTGGAGGAGTTCAACGCCTTCCTGGCGAACGTGAAGGCCTCCTGCGCGGAGGCGGACGTGGACTACGAGCTGGTGCGCACCGACGAGAAGCTGGACGACGTCCTCTTGCGCTACCTGGCCCGGCGCGGGAGGCGCGGGTGA